Proteins found in one Nocardia brasiliensis ATCC 700358 genomic segment:
- a CDS encoding helix-turn-helix domain-containing protein, translating into MVGRRSAPTVRVVQVLDFFVEQRGKRFGLSELARTLDLAKPTCLGILTELTAGGYLVRDADARTYGLGPALIAAGRVAQDSFAISALARTELERLTAEYRTTCTASAVVGDRIMVLESTGPGMVKVGAAYHFAPPVGLMYVLWDTDAAFDAWLAQPPTVPLHQDEARLRQVVAECRERGYLVESLTAAGRRLYSLLAGFAARDLPDDLRELVGELVTSLGERVYLGTDLRPRKEHPVSLLAAPTYGGDGRQNMVLTMYVGKSITGAEIDRRGTALISAADAVTAASGGRKPVARPASHG; encoded by the coding sequence ATGGTCGGCCGTAGATCCGCACCCACGGTGCGCGTGGTGCAGGTGCTGGATTTCTTCGTCGAGCAGCGCGGCAAACGCTTCGGCCTGTCCGAACTCGCCCGCACGCTCGACCTGGCGAAACCCACCTGCCTCGGCATTCTCACCGAGCTCACCGCGGGCGGCTACCTGGTGCGCGATGCCGATGCCCGGACCTACGGCCTCGGCCCGGCACTCATCGCCGCCGGCCGGGTCGCGCAGGACAGCTTCGCGATATCCGCGCTGGCCCGGACGGAACTGGAACGACTCACCGCCGAATACCGCACGACCTGCACCGCATCGGCCGTGGTCGGCGACCGGATCATGGTGCTGGAGAGCACCGGCCCGGGGATGGTCAAGGTCGGCGCCGCCTACCATTTCGCGCCGCCGGTCGGGCTGATGTACGTGCTGTGGGATACCGACGCGGCTTTCGACGCGTGGCTGGCCCAACCGCCGACCGTGCCGCTGCACCAGGATGAAGCCCGATTGCGCCAGGTGGTTGCCGAGTGCCGCGAGCGCGGCTATCTGGTGGAGAGCCTGACCGCCGCGGGTCGCAGGCTGTACTCGCTGCTGGCCGGCTTCGCGGCCCGCGATCTGCCCGATGACCTGCGCGAATTGGTGGGCGAACTGGTGACCAGTCTGGGCGAACGGGTGTACCTGGGCACGGATCTGCGACCACGCAAGGAACATCCGGTGAGCCTGCTCGCCGCCCCGACCTACGGCGGCGACGGCAGGCAGAACATGGTGCTCACGATGTATGTCGGCAAGTCCATCACCGGCGCCGAAATCGATAGGCGCGGAACGGCTCTCATCTCCGCCGCGGACGCGGTCACGGCGGCATCGGGTGGCCGGAAGCCAGTCGCTCGACCGGCATCGCACGGTTGA
- a CDS encoding SDR family oxidoreductase has translation MLLQDKVVVVSGIGPGLGRSIAVQSAKAGADVVLASRTESRLTEVAKEITELGRRAVVVPTDINDEAAAINLVETAQSAFGRVDTLVNNAFAIPPIADLAEVDLDQVRAGFETNVLAALRLTRLFVPALAESKGSVVMINSAVLRHSRRTFGPYKMAKASLLALAQSLATELGPRGIRVNTIAPGYIWADNLKWYFNYLAEQRGITADEVYAETAKTIDLRKLPEPDEIADAVVFFASAMARAITGACLDVNGGEYHH, from the coding sequence ATGTTGTTGCAGGACAAAGTTGTCGTCGTCTCCGGTATCGGTCCCGGGCTCGGCCGGTCCATCGCGGTGCAGAGCGCGAAGGCCGGCGCCGACGTGGTGCTCGCGTCCCGGACCGAGTCGCGGCTCACCGAGGTGGCCAAGGAGATCACCGAACTCGGCAGGCGCGCAGTCGTGGTGCCCACCGACATCAACGACGAAGCGGCCGCGATCAATCTGGTCGAGACGGCGCAGAGCGCGTTCGGCCGGGTGGACACGCTGGTGAACAACGCCTTCGCCATTCCGCCGATCGCCGACCTCGCCGAGGTCGACCTGGACCAGGTGCGCGCCGGCTTCGAGACGAATGTGCTTGCGGCACTGCGCTTGACGCGGCTGTTCGTGCCCGCGCTGGCCGAGTCGAAGGGCTCGGTGGTGATGATCAACTCGGCGGTGCTGCGGCATTCGCGGCGCACCTTCGGCCCCTACAAGATGGCCAAGGCGAGCCTGCTCGCGCTGGCGCAGAGCCTCGCCACCGAGCTCGGCCCGCGCGGCATCCGGGTGAACACCATTGCCCCGGGCTATATCTGGGCCGACAACCTGAAGTGGTACTTCAACTACCTCGCCGAGCAGCGCGGCATCACCGCCGACGAGGTGTACGCCGAGACGGCGAAGACCATCGACCTGCGCAAGCTGCCCGAGCCCGACGAGATCGCCGACGCGGTCGTGTTCTTCGCCTCGGCCATGGCGCGGGCGATCACCGGCGCGTGCCTGGACGTCAACGGCGGCGAGTACCACCACTAG
- a CDS encoding sulfotransferase family protein, translating to MIGRDDVGTIDDLHASATKVVGLDDFGADDYRAGLEVLLESYAKDAELTPFGNKVNRAFLRGALIARLLSEAAWQRFPEHAEVAIERPVFVTGLPRSGTTAVHRLLNADPAHQGLEMWLTEMPQPRPPRDTWASNPVYQRIEAAFEKHHVEHPEFMGVHHISADQVEECWQLLRQSAMSVSYECLGYLPSYSEWLRDQDWTPAYRRHRRNLQLIGLPDAGRRWVLKNPSHLFALDAIFEVYPDALIIQMHRDPRTIIASVCSLNEQASAGWSDEFRGPVVGAAQLDLWARGADRFLADRQRHNAAQFCDVYYDDFVADPIGTVAGIYRHFDLPLTAQATSAMTALHAESTSGAARPAHRYTLEDFGLTAGQVDARFADYRAEHFPKA from the coding sequence GTGATCGGTAGGGACGACGTCGGCACCATCGACGATCTGCACGCCTCGGCGACCAAGGTCGTCGGGCTGGACGATTTCGGTGCCGACGACTACCGCGCGGGGCTCGAGGTCCTGCTGGAGTCCTATGCCAAGGACGCGGAGCTGACCCCGTTCGGCAACAAGGTGAATCGCGCGTTCCTGCGCGGGGCGCTGATCGCGCGGTTGCTCAGCGAGGCGGCGTGGCAACGCTTTCCCGAACACGCCGAGGTCGCGATCGAGCGTCCGGTCTTCGTGACCGGCCTGCCGCGCTCGGGGACGACGGCCGTGCACCGGCTGCTCAACGCCGACCCGGCACACCAGGGCCTGGAGATGTGGCTGACCGAGATGCCGCAGCCGCGCCCGCCCCGGGACACCTGGGCGAGCAACCCGGTTTATCAGCGGATCGAGGCGGCCTTCGAGAAGCACCACGTCGAACACCCGGAATTCATGGGGGTGCACCATATTTCGGCCGATCAGGTGGAGGAGTGCTGGCAGCTGCTGCGCCAGTCGGCGATGTCGGTGTCCTACGAGTGCCTGGGCTATCTACCGAGCTACTCGGAATGGCTGCGCGACCAGGACTGGACTCCGGCCTACCGCAGGCATCGTCGCAACCTGCAACTGATCGGGCTGCCGGACGCCGGACGGCGCTGGGTGCTGAAGAACCCGAGCCACCTGTTCGCCCTCGACGCCATCTTCGAGGTGTACCCGGACGCGCTGATCATTCAGATGCACCGCGATCCGCGCACCATCATCGCCTCGGTGTGCAGCCTCAACGAACAGGCCTCGGCCGGTTGGTCGGACGAGTTCCGCGGCCCGGTGGTGGGCGCCGCGCAGCTCGATCTCTGGGCTCGCGGGGCCGACCGTTTCCTGGCGGATCGTCAGCGCCACAACGCCGCTCAGTTCTGCGACGTGTACTACGACGATTTCGTCGCGGACCCGATCGGCACCGTCGCCGGGATCTACCGGCATTTCGATCTGCCGCTGACCGCGCAGGCCACGTCGGCGATGACCGCGCTACACGCCGAAAGCACCTCCGGCGCAGCGCGTCCGGCGCATCGGTACACGCTCGAGGATTTCGGCCTGACCGCCGGACAGGTCGACGCCCGGTTCGCCGATTACCGGGCCGAACATTTTCCGAAGGCCTGA
- a CDS encoding PaaI family thioesterase translates to MNEEQAGASLPNKEHHEGAFRPMTELINAREEQGADIERGGPHYGEFVEQVRGLMDRVRLACPSDELAVETIGLLKQLNDKLDAARVDEWSTPNWTRHDLPARGNITLPPYVIDHAGKDGVDARVTFRTFHLGGNSAAHGGHIALSFDDLLGMAAAMHARAVTRTASLTIDYRSITPLNTELKVHAWAERQEGRKVYVRATLHDGERLCAEAHGLFIVLKPGQP, encoded by the coding sequence ATGAACGAAGAGCAGGCCGGTGCCTCGCTGCCGAACAAAGAGCATCATGAGGGCGCGTTCCGGCCGATGACCGAGCTGATCAACGCGCGCGAAGAACAGGGCGCCGATATCGAGCGCGGCGGACCGCACTACGGGGAGTTCGTCGAACAGGTGCGCGGGCTGATGGACCGCGTGCGCCTGGCCTGCCCGTCGGACGAACTCGCGGTGGAGACGATCGGCCTGCTCAAGCAGCTCAACGACAAGCTCGACGCGGCCCGGGTGGACGAGTGGTCCACGCCGAACTGGACCCGGCACGATCTGCCCGCCCGCGGCAACATCACGCTGCCGCCCTACGTCATCGATCACGCGGGCAAGGACGGCGTGGACGCGCGCGTCACGTTCCGGACCTTCCACCTGGGCGGCAACAGCGCCGCACACGGCGGGCACATCGCACTCAGCTTCGACGACCTGCTCGGCATGGCCGCCGCGATGCACGCTCGCGCGGTGACCCGCACGGCGTCGCTGACCATCGACTACCGCTCGATCACGCCGCTGAACACCGAACTGAAGGTGCACGCCTGGGCCGAGCGTCAAGAGGGGCGCAAGGTCTACGTCCGCGCCACGCTGCACGACGGCGAGCGACTCTGCGCCGAGGCGCACGGCCTGTTCATCGTGCTGAAGCCCGGTCAGCCGTGA
- a CDS encoding HAD family hydrolase translates to MGITAVVFDMDGVLIDSEPVWEQVRRAYVADKGGRWLPDTQQRLMGMSTREWSEYLSTDLGVGESPETVARDVIDQMVAHYDRAVPLLPGAIDAVQRMSEQWPLGVASSSPQSLIDVVLGRTGLIEFFTGTLSTEEVDRGKPAPDVYLAVAGLLRQRPADCAAVEDSSNGMRSAHAAGLRVIAAPRPEYPPADDALALAAHVIDDLAQLTPELVGGTA, encoded by the coding sequence ATGGGTATTACGGCGGTTGTCTTCGACATGGACGGCGTGCTGATCGACTCCGAGCCGGTGTGGGAGCAGGTGCGCCGCGCCTACGTCGCGGACAAGGGCGGGCGGTGGCTGCCCGATACCCAGCAGCGGCTGATGGGGATGAGCACCCGGGAATGGTCGGAATACCTCAGTACCGATCTCGGCGTCGGGGAATCGCCGGAGACCGTGGCGCGCGACGTCATCGACCAGATGGTGGCGCACTACGACCGTGCGGTGCCGCTGCTGCCCGGCGCGATCGACGCCGTGCAGCGGATGAGCGAGCAGTGGCCGCTCGGCGTCGCGAGTTCGTCGCCGCAGTCCCTGATCGACGTGGTCCTGGGGCGCACCGGCCTGATCGAGTTCTTCACGGGCACCCTGTCCACCGAAGAGGTCGACCGCGGCAAACCCGCCCCCGACGTCTACCTGGCGGTGGCGGGCCTGCTCCGGCAGCGCCCGGCCGACTGTGCGGCGGTGGAGGATTCGAGTAACGGCATGCGCTCCGCGCACGCCGCCGGCCTGCGGGTGATCGCCGCGCCGCGCCCCGAGTACCCACCGGCCGACGACGCGCTCGCCCTGGCCGCGCACGTGATCGATGACCTCGCGCAGCTGACGCCCGAGTTGGTCGGCGGTACGGCGTAG
- a CDS encoding TetR/AcrR family transcriptional regulator translates to MAPPRKHDTDVILDAARALVLADGPRAASVAAIADASGAPVGTLYHRFGNRNGVLTEAWLRALARFQAGVLAAAEHPDPVEAGVAMVRAAVVFGRELPDDAKLLLNLRPSDLLDGGPDDEFRARLAEMNAPLLDHLRRIATGAFGRAGHREIDAVSRAVVDLPYAALRRHAHSPELPDWLDTDLSAAARTLLTTPLPEPAAD, encoded by the coding sequence ATGGCTCCGCCCCGCAAGCACGACACCGACGTGATCCTCGACGCAGCCCGCGCCCTCGTCCTCGCCGACGGGCCGCGCGCCGCCAGCGTGGCCGCGATCGCCGACGCCAGCGGTGCGCCGGTCGGCACGCTGTACCACCGCTTCGGCAACCGCAACGGGGTGCTCACCGAGGCGTGGCTGCGGGCGCTCGCCCGCTTCCAAGCCGGCGTGCTCGCCGCCGCGGAACACCCCGATCCGGTCGAGGCGGGCGTCGCCATGGTGCGCGCCGCGGTCGTCTTCGGCCGCGAATTACCCGATGACGCAAAGCTTCTGCTCAACCTGCGCCCCAGCGATCTGCTGGACGGCGGCCCCGACGACGAATTCCGCGCCCGGCTGGCCGAGATGAACGCACCGTTGCTCGACCACCTGCGGCGCATCGCCACCGGCGCCTTCGGCCGGGCGGGCCACCGCGAGATAGACGCGGTCAGCCGCGCCGTGGTCGATCTCCCCTACGCCGCCCTGCGTCGCCACGCACACAGTCCCGAATTACCGGACTGGCTGGACACCGACCTGTCCGCGGCCGCGCGGACGTTGCTCACCACACCGTTGCCCGAGCCGGCCGCGGACTGA
- a CDS encoding alpha/beta fold hydrolase, with the protein MAKHVQLGEVRAWYDVTGDGEPVLLLHGGFVDSRSFDAAVPVLAEQFQVFRTDRRGHGRTPDVAGPLSYDLMAQDTIAFLDTVIGGPAHLVGYSDGAVVALLVALRRPDLVRKLVSISGNFHHHGLLPGVLDGFAHEEPMQRLAARYGEVSPDGVDHFPVVAEKLLRMANAEPTLTVEELGGIAARTLVLAADDDAMSLEHTIALYRAIPESELAIVPGTSHLLVVEKPAEVYRLVGNFLAIDATPTWQPIRRA; encoded by the coding sequence ATGGCGAAACATGTTCAGCTCGGCGAGGTCCGGGCCTGGTATGACGTAACCGGTGACGGTGAGCCGGTGCTGCTGCTGCACGGCGGGTTCGTGGATTCGCGATCGTTCGATGCCGCGGTTCCTGTTCTCGCCGAACAGTTCCAGGTGTTCCGGACAGATCGGCGCGGGCACGGCCGGACCCCCGATGTCGCCGGGCCGCTCTCGTATGACCTGATGGCCCAGGACACCATCGCGTTCCTGGACACGGTGATCGGCGGTCCTGCCCACTTGGTCGGTTACAGCGACGGCGCGGTCGTCGCACTGCTGGTCGCGCTGCGCAGGCCGGATCTCGTCCGCAAACTCGTGTCGATCAGCGGCAACTTCCACCACCACGGCCTGCTGCCCGGCGTGCTCGACGGCTTCGCGCACGAAGAACCCATGCAGCGCTTGGCCGCTCGTTACGGCGAGGTCTCCCCGGACGGCGTGGACCATTTCCCGGTCGTCGCCGAAAAGCTGCTCCGGATGGCCAACGCCGAGCCCACGCTGACGGTCGAGGAACTCGGCGGGATCGCCGCACGCACCCTTGTCCTCGCCGCCGACGACGACGCGATGAGCCTGGAGCACACGATCGCGCTCTACCGGGCGATTCCCGAGTCCGAACTGGCGATCGTGCCCGGCACGTCGCATCTGCTCGTCGTGGAGAAGCCCGCCGAGGTCTACCGCCTCGTCGGCAACTTCCTCGCCATCGACGCGACACCTACCTGGCAGCCCATCCGGCGCGCCTGA
- a CDS encoding RNA polymerase sigma factor, which translates to MSPDRSPEQARRAVETVWRMEWPRLVAGLTRVVGDIDVAEELAQDALVAALEQWPRDGVPPNPGGWLMLTAKHRAIDRIRRNQTFARKLALLGHDLLSAPEHAEQAEAVEDDLLRMMFTACHPVLPEQGRVALTLRLLGGLTTGEIARAFVVPESTVAQRIVRAKRTIAARALPYEVPGADELTDRLDSVLAVVYLIFNEGYAATAGADWVRVELCQDALRLARMLAELLPSEPEAHGLVALLELQGSRLPARTGPAKDVVLLADQDRSRWDRLLIRRGYAALGRAGSVARERGLPPGRYALQAAIAAVHAMAAVPQETDWRRIAGLYAVLAERFPSPVVELNRAVAVGKVHGPAAALDLVDALVAAGALDAYHLRSAVRGDLLAQLGRRAEAHAEFTRAADLTANRAEQALLRARAAECASADRLDSDDQ; encoded by the coding sequence ATGAGCCCCGACCGGTCGCCGGAGCAGGCCCGTCGCGCCGTGGAAACGGTGTGGCGGATGGAATGGCCACGACTGGTCGCGGGGCTCACCCGCGTGGTCGGCGATATCGACGTCGCCGAGGAACTGGCGCAGGACGCGCTGGTCGCCGCGCTGGAACAGTGGCCGCGCGACGGGGTGCCGCCGAACCCGGGCGGCTGGCTGATGCTCACCGCCAAGCACCGGGCGATCGACCGGATCCGGCGCAATCAGACCTTCGCTCGCAAGCTGGCCCTGCTCGGGCACGATCTGTTGAGCGCGCCAGAGCACGCCGAGCAGGCCGAAGCCGTCGAGGACGACCTGCTGCGCATGATGTTCACCGCCTGTCATCCGGTGTTGCCGGAGCAGGGCCGCGTGGCGTTGACCTTGCGGTTGCTGGGCGGGTTGACCACCGGCGAGATCGCCCGCGCCTTCGTGGTACCCGAATCGACGGTGGCCCAGCGCATCGTCCGGGCCAAACGCACCATCGCGGCACGCGCCCTGCCGTACGAGGTGCCCGGGGCCGACGAACTGACCGACCGGCTCGATTCGGTCCTCGCGGTGGTCTATCTGATCTTCAACGAGGGGTACGCGGCGACCGCGGGCGCGGACTGGGTGCGTGTCGAATTGTGCCAGGACGCATTGCGTTTGGCGCGCATGCTGGCCGAGCTGCTGCCGAGTGAACCCGAGGCGCACGGGTTGGTCGCGCTGCTCGAACTGCAGGGCTCCCGGCTACCCGCGCGCACGGGTCCGGCGAAAGACGTTGTGCTGCTGGCCGACCAGGATCGGTCGCGCTGGGACCGGCTGCTGATCCGGCGTGGTTACGCGGCGCTGGGCCGAGCCGGCTCGGTCGCGCGGGAGCGCGGACTGCCGCCGGGCCGCTACGCCCTACAGGCCGCGATCGCCGCGGTACACGCCATGGCGGCCGTGCCGCAGGAGACCGACTGGCGGCGCATCGCCGGACTGTATGCCGTTCTGGCCGAACGCTTTCCGTCCCCCGTCGTCGAGCTGAACCGCGCCGTCGCCGTCGGTAAGGTACACGGCCCCGCCGCGGCCCTCGACCTGGTCGACGCCCTCGTCGCGGCCGGCGCCCTCGACGCCTACCACCTGCGCAGCGCCGTTCGCGGCGACCTGCTCGCCCAACTGGGCCGCCGCGCCGAAGCCCACGCCGAGTTCACCCGCGCCGCCGACCTCACCGCCAACCGCGCCGAACAAGCCCTCCTGCGCGCTCGCGCCGCCGAATGCGCCTCCGCTGACCGGCTCGACAGCGACGATCAGTAA
- a CDS encoding YciI family protein, translating into MRYMMLIRLDPSTSPEPDEALMEQVGKVIEEMTKAGVLLDTNGLHPIAEATRITQAGSKQTVLDGPFTETKEIVGGYCILQTKSKDEAVEWTSRFLGAHGPEWEIEVELRQIAEQG; encoded by the coding sequence ATGCGCTACATGATGTTGATCCGTCTCGACCCGAGCACCTCGCCGGAACCCGACGAGGCGTTGATGGAGCAGGTCGGCAAGGTGATCGAGGAGATGACCAAGGCGGGCGTGCTGCTCGACACCAACGGCTTGCATCCGATCGCCGAGGCCACCCGGATCACCCAGGCCGGCAGTAAGCAGACGGTGCTCGACGGACCGTTCACCGAGACGAAGGAGATCGTCGGCGGGTACTGCATCCTGCAGACCAAGTCGAAAGACGAAGCGGTGGAATGGACCTCGCGATTCCTTGGCGCACACGGACCGGAGTGGGAGATCGAGGTCGAACTCAGGCAGATCGCGGAGCAGGGCTGA
- a CDS encoding ABC transporter ATP-binding protein, translated as MTDAPVLELTDVTFRREGKKIINGISMTVHAGEHWALLGPNGAGKSTLLGFCGAVTFPTTGTVRVLGQQLGRVELQRLRHSIGHVNPRHPLQYPLTIREVVLTGITATIDTPMRWTPTPEQLARAEAMIHTVGLTGKADEIWPTLSQGERGRTLIARALIAEPRLLLFDEPSTGLDLAAREQLLETLDTLGDTHPDVASILVTHHLEELPSSTTHAMLIADGHTVAAGPATQTLTTETVTAAFAHPVEVRYDGRWTARAAHTRPAWPS; from the coding sequence ATGACCGATGCACCGGTGCTCGAACTGACCGACGTGACCTTCCGCCGCGAGGGCAAGAAGATCATCAACGGCATCTCGATGACCGTGCACGCGGGCGAGCACTGGGCGTTGCTCGGCCCGAACGGCGCGGGCAAGAGCACGCTGCTCGGGTTCTGCGGTGCCGTCACCTTCCCGACCACCGGCACCGTACGGGTGCTCGGACAGCAGCTCGGCCGCGTCGAACTCCAGCGACTGCGCCATTCCATCGGACATGTGAATCCGCGCCATCCTTTGCAGTACCCGCTGACCATCCGCGAGGTGGTGCTCACCGGCATCACCGCGACCATCGACACCCCGATGCGCTGGACGCCGACCCCGGAGCAGCTGGCTCGCGCCGAGGCGATGATCCACACCGTCGGACTCACCGGCAAGGCGGACGAGATCTGGCCGACGCTGTCCCAAGGCGAGCGCGGACGCACTCTGATCGCCCGCGCGCTCATCGCCGAGCCCCGGTTGCTGCTGTTCGACGAACCGTCCACCGGCCTGGATCTCGCCGCGCGCGAACAGCTCCTGGAAACCCTCGACACCCTCGGCGACACGCACCCCGACGTCGCCTCGATCCTGGTCACCCACCACCTCGAAGAACTCCCCAGCAGCACCACGCACGCCATGCTCATCGCCGACGGCCACACAGTCGCCGCGGGCCCGGCCACTCAGACCCTCACCACCGAGACCGTCACCGCCGCCTTCGCCCACCCGGTCGAGGTCCGCTACGACGGCCGCTGGACCGCCCGCGCCGCCCACACCCGCCCCGCCTGGCCCAGCTGA
- a CDS encoding FadR/GntR family transcriptional regulator, giving the protein MVAQVRRHPLAAQAAELLLTRIKAGEWPLGHRLPGETTLAAQLGVGRSTLREAIRELAGKGVLDSRQGAGVFVTALDAKQDWDIVLRRATIASVIEARIAIEAEAAALAAHRRTRADLRILRTTLAARAAHGEPVAEHVDADMAFHRAVLVAAHNEVLVQLFDTFLPRLRLAMIDMLIIRPVPSEPADHAAHEQLVEAIVARNATAAAEFSRTHLTSLKEAFQ; this is encoded by the coding sequence ATGGTCGCGCAGGTACGCAGGCATCCGCTCGCCGCGCAAGCGGCCGAGCTGCTGCTGACTCGGATCAAAGCGGGCGAATGGCCACTGGGACACCGACTTCCAGGGGAAACGACCCTGGCCGCGCAGCTCGGCGTCGGCCGCTCGACGCTGCGTGAAGCGATCCGCGAGCTGGCCGGCAAGGGCGTGCTCGACAGCCGTCAAGGTGCCGGGGTGTTCGTGACGGCGCTGGACGCGAAGCAGGACTGGGACATCGTGCTGCGCCGGGCCACCATCGCCTCGGTCATCGAGGCGCGCATCGCCATCGAGGCCGAGGCCGCCGCGCTGGCCGCACACCGCCGGACCCGGGCCGACCTGCGCATTCTGCGCACCACGCTGGCCGCCCGGGCGGCGCACGGCGAGCCGGTCGCCGAGCACGTGGACGCGGACATGGCCTTCCACCGCGCCGTGCTCGTCGCCGCGCACAACGAGGTGCTCGTCCAGCTGTTCGACACCTTCCTCCCCCGGCTGCGGCTCGCGATGATCGACATGCTGATCATCCGGCCCGTCCCGTCCGAGCCGGCCGACCACGCGGCGCACGAACAGCTGGTCGAGGCGATCGTCGCCCGAAATGCCACGGCGGCAGCGGAATTCAGCCGCACCCATCTGACGAGCCTGAAGGAGGCCTTCCAATGA